In Sedimentibacter sp. MB31-C6, one genomic interval encodes:
- a CDS encoding CBS domain-containing protein, which translates to MALNTVVIHANNIYKTSLNSNALEVIQEMNKNTYTHVLVLEDGKIIGVFSENTVFSFFAHKEDVILEKEALIREFLTLFHLINMRANILNLYLKIHC; encoded by the coding sequence GTGGCACTTAATACAGTAGTTATTCATGCAAACAATATATATAAAACTTCATTAAATAGTAATGCCCTTGAAGTAATACAAGAAATGAACAAAAATACATACACGCATGTTCTTGTGTTGGAAGATGGCAAAATAATTGGTGTTTTTAGTGAAAATACAGTTTTTTCATTTTTTGCACACAAAGAAGATGTGATATTAGAAAAAGAGGCATTGATAAGAGAGTTTTTGACTTTATTCCATTTGATAAACATGAGAGCGAATATTTTGAATTTGTATCTAAAGATACATTGTTAA
- a CDS encoding AAA family ATPase produces the protein MRLFLGKFSGKYPEQIEKHYYSAQEKGNPWYGGVEPGDYVFVNHVGKIVALWRAKEYTNMKNIVNPKHDGVLTFEVIKEYDDVSLTNDFTRYKHFVHNLDLVNKVSKSIKNLGFIPIKTSDNCPLPEDIDFKNNLINIYISLKDIDLNPKDGDIRVLINNLDEMKIVEVQRYFNSKFYIYEDFNELYLERSPERYTIKRLNAFALKDNATQKRNFLMTLIDELEKNGFMKVSNVISLYDNLLVGRKRSAPKPPPKSGDQGVNPPELDEPDNGIDIEQYAEYAGLLNFNPNLILYGPPGTGKTYATQKIIDNFEKKHFNKSSSYKLVEAENRVRTITFHQSYSYEEFIEGIRPILNVGDNENVGYKLENGIFKDLCINAEKELIKRENNAKYIDMINSNSSIWKISLGERKSDATYNECIRIGDIAIDWLKDQNLSNSSYEDILTILEERGKGVNQAQNASSVNSFVNEMALGDVVMVYDDPRSIRMIGVIKSDYKYDSKYDFPHRKSVEWLKELSYPIDIFAENGNTNLTYKTVYRLVRMNISDVLKIISKNSTLTQSLEDKNEIKPYYIIIDEINRGNIAKIFGELITLIEQDKRGSLKTLLPYSKKEFTVPSNIYIIGTMNTADRSIAAIDTALRRRFTFVEIGPDSNVLSQAGNYIVNDKIDLTKLMDTMNDRIMERLDGDHRIGHAYFMGIETLTNLYQTWYYKILPLLGEYFYNDIESLTAIVGDSFYNNYGNVQHLSTVVNDKGISEFEQKLIDIYG, from the coding sequence ATGAGACTATTTTTAGGAAAATTCAGTGGTAAATATCCGGAGCAAATAGAGAAACACTACTATTCTGCTCAAGAAAAGGGCAATCCATGGTATGGAGGAGTTGAACCCGGTGATTATGTTTTTGTGAATCATGTCGGTAAAATAGTTGCATTGTGGAGAGCAAAAGAATATACAAACATGAAGAACATAGTAAATCCAAAGCATGACGGGGTTCTGACTTTTGAGGTGATAAAAGAGTATGATGACGTAAGCTTGACAAATGATTTTACAAGATATAAACACTTTGTACATAATTTGGATTTAGTAAATAAGGTTTCAAAGAGTATTAAAAATTTGGGGTTCATTCCGATTAAGACAAGCGATAACTGTCCTTTGCCGGAAGATATAGATTTCAAAAATAATTTAATCAATATTTATATATCACTAAAAGATATTGATTTAAATCCAAAAGACGGAGATATAAGAGTATTAATAAATAATTTAGATGAAATGAAAATTGTTGAGGTTCAAAGGTATTTCAACAGTAAATTTTATATATACGAGGATTTTAATGAGCTATATCTTGAGAGAAGTCCGGAAAGGTATACTATTAAAAGACTTAATGCTTTTGCCTTGAAGGATAATGCAACCCAGAAAAGAAATTTTCTTATGACTCTAATCGATGAACTTGAAAAAAATGGTTTTATGAAAGTATCTAATGTAATTAGTTTATATGACAATTTATTGGTCGGCAGAAAGAGGAGTGCTCCTAAACCACCTCCTAAATCTGGCGATCAAGGTGTTAATCCTCCTGAACTAGATGAACCAGATAATGGAATTGATATAGAACAATACGCCGAATATGCCGGCTTATTAAACTTTAATCCTAACTTGATTCTTTATGGTCCTCCCGGTACGGGAAAAACTTATGCTACTCAAAAGATTATTGATAACTTTGAGAAGAAACATTTCAATAAGAGCAGCAGTTATAAATTAGTTGAAGCAGAAAACAGAGTAAGAACAATTACATTCCATCAATCGTATTCTTACGAAGAATTCATTGAGGGTATAAGACCAATTCTTAATGTAGGAGATAATGAAAATGTTGGTTATAAGTTGGAAAACGGAATATTTAAAGATTTGTGTATTAATGCAGAAAAAGAATTGATAAAAAGAGAAAATAACGCTAAATATATTGATATGATAAATTCAAACAGTTCTATTTGGAAAATATCTTTAGGGGAACGTAAGTCAGATGCTACATACAATGAATGTATAAGAATTGGTGATATTGCAATTGACTGGCTGAAAGATCAAAATTTAAGCAATTCATCTTACGAAGATATACTAACAATCCTTGAAGAAAGGGGTAAGGGAGTAAATCAAGCACAAAATGCAAGTTCAGTAAATTCTTTTGTTAATGAAATGGCACTTGGGGATGTCGTAATGGTTTACGACGATCCACGGAGTATTAGAATGATAGGCGTAATAAAATCAGATTATAAATATGATTCAAAATATGATTTTCCTCACAGAAAAAGTGTTGAATGGCTAAAAGAATTAAGCTATCCTATAGACATATTTGCTGAGAATGGAAATACCAATCTTACTTATAAAACGGTATACAGATTAGTGAGAATGAATATTTCTGACGTTTTAAAAATTATATCCAAAAATAGTACGCTGACTCAAAGTCTTGAAGATAAAAATGAAATTAAGCCCTATTATATTATAATTGATGAAATCAACAGAGGGAATATTGCAAAGATTTTCGGAGAATTGATTACTCTTATAGAACAGGATAAAAGAGGCAGCTTAAAAACACTTCTTCCTTATTCTAAAAAAGAATTTACTGTGCCAAGCAATATATACATTATCGGAACCATGAATACTGCAGACAGATCTATTGCGGCAATTGATACAGCCCTGCGAAGGAGATTTACATTTGTTGAAATCGGACCTGACTCTAATGTATTGTCGCAGGCAGGTAATTATATTGTTAATGATAAGATTGACCTTACGAAGCTCATGGATACTATGAATGACAGAATAATGGAAAGGCTTGATGGCGACCACAGAATAGGACATGCATATTTTATGGGAATTGAAACCTTAACTAATTTGTACCAAACCTGGTATTATAAAATCCTGCCTTTGCTTGGTGAATATTTTTATAATGACATTGAATCTTTGACAGCCATTGTTGGGGATAGCTTTTATAACAATTACGGAAACGTTCAGCATTTATCAACGGTTGTGAATGACAAAGGAATCTCTGAATTTGAACAAAAATTAATTGATATATATGGTTAA
- a CDS encoding McrC family protein, protein MDGLRVIKVFEDRQTKLVLSKQEENDILSMKGIIGENNINLQADGNLLISHYVGFVQVNKTRLLIYPKIAIKSFMEKDYNKAFEILIRLLSNSEFFSIKKIPSPLTIGKYKGDLLELFIGIFIDELLVLLNRDVNRNYNLCLENQSFIKGKIDFAETVKYNSYRKHLHYVRYDQFTENIIINRIFKTVILNLINRTTVKENKMKLKKSLLWLEDVEAVRLNNDIWKGVKFSHLNNQYKPVFNLAKLFYYNSSPNLNRGDEMVFSFLVPINQLFEMYIFEAIKSYNSYYKVNYQGPVRYLAKQDGNNKLQLIPDITITENEDVKYIIDTKYKEIDILNNRNVSQSDIYQMLAYSIRYECKKIALVYPKLLGDINYKDIESEILIETNYGQVTIKIIKVDLEMDKKELGEMLNKVFEYKMYEECFT, encoded by the coding sequence ATGGATGGATTAAGAGTTATTAAAGTATTTGAAGACAGACAAACAAAATTAGTACTATCCAAACAGGAAGAAAATGATATTTTATCAATGAAAGGGATTATAGGAGAAAACAATATAAACTTGCAGGCAGACGGGAATTTATTAATAAGTCATTATGTTGGTTTTGTACAGGTTAACAAAACACGGCTGCTTATTTATCCTAAAATTGCAATTAAGTCATTTATGGAAAAAGACTACAATAAGGCATTTGAAATATTAATCAGACTCTTATCTAATTCTGAATTTTTTAGTATTAAAAAGATACCGTCACCACTGACTATTGGTAAGTATAAGGGTGATTTGTTGGAACTGTTTATAGGAATTTTTATTGATGAACTTTTAGTTCTTCTTAATAGAGATGTAAACAGAAACTATAATCTATGTTTAGAGAACCAATCATTTATTAAAGGTAAAATTGATTTTGCAGAAACAGTAAAGTATAACAGCTACAGAAAGCATCTTCATTATGTAAGATATGATCAATTTACTGAAAATATTATTATTAATAGAATTTTTAAAACAGTAATATTAAATTTAATTAATAGGACGACTGTTAAAGAAAACAAAATGAAGCTTAAGAAATCACTTCTTTGGTTGGAGGATGTTGAAGCTGTCCGCTTAAATAATGATATATGGAAAGGTGTTAAATTTTCACATCTTAACAATCAATATAAACCAGTTTTTAACTTGGCAAAATTATTTTATTATAATTCAAGTCCAAACCTAAATAGAGGTGACGAAATGGTGTTTAGCTTCTTAGTCCCTATTAATCAGTTGTTTGAAATGTATATATTTGAAGCAATTAAATCTTACAATAGTTATTATAAGGTTAATTATCAAGGACCTGTACGATACTTAGCAAAACAAGATGGCAATAATAAGCTGCAGTTAATACCAGATATAACAATTACAGAAAATGAAGATGTTAAATATATAATCGATACAAAGTACAAAGAAATTGATATATTAAACAATAGAAATGTTTCACAGTCTGACATTTATCAAATGCTTGCTTATAGTATCAGATACGAATGTAAAAAAATTGCATTGGTTTATCCAAAGCTCTTAGGAGATATAAATTATAAAGATATTGAATCAGAGATTTTAATAGAAACCAATTATGGACAAGTGACAATTAAAATTATAAAAGTCGATTTGGAAATGGATAAGAAGGAATTGGGGGAAATGTTAAATAAAGTTTTTGAATACAAGATGTATGAGGAATGTTTTACATAG
- a CDS encoding HNH endonuclease, which yields MKMYVGITDYDWYSILSNENCDEVNFWKPSGNINFRALKTNELFLFKLHSPNNYIVGGGFFVKYSILPTYLAWDAFGIKNGAKTLQELNERVIKYKSKKSIIDNNHNIGCIILTEPFFFDEKDWIPVPADWKRGIQTGKTYSPDTFVGQRLLQQVNEKLKKQRLISANKSYEYESSERYGMEQIVKPRLGQGAFRVLVTDAYNRKCSVTGEKTLPVLDAAHIKSFSNNGPNSANNGLLLRTDIHKLFDKGYITVNDEYKVEVSKRLNEDYGNGKIYYDFHGKKLFNMPENKYDIPAKEFLYWHNNNVYLG from the coding sequence ATGAAGATGTATGTTGGAATCACTGACTATGATTGGTATTCAATACTTAGTAATGAAAACTGCGATGAGGTTAATTTTTGGAAACCTAGCGGTAATATTAATTTTAGGGCACTAAAAACTAATGAACTATTTCTATTCAAATTACATAGCCCGAATAACTATATTGTGGGAGGAGGTTTTTTTGTCAAATACTCTATTCTGCCGACATATTTGGCATGGGATGCTTTTGGTATTAAAAATGGAGCTAAAACCCTTCAAGAATTAAATGAAAGAGTAATTAAATATAAGAGCAAAAAATCAATTATTGATAACAATCATAATATAGGTTGTATAATTTTAACTGAACCATTTTTCTTTGATGAAAAAGATTGGATACCCGTGCCGGCTGATTGGAAAAGAGGTATACAAACAGGGAAAACATATTCTCCAGATACTTTTGTTGGTCAAAGGTTACTTCAGCAGGTTAATGAAAAGTTGAAAAAACAAAGGCTGATTTCAGCTAATAAGTCCTATGAATATGAAAGTTCTGAGCGTTATGGAATGGAACAAATTGTAAAGCCGAGATTAGGACAAGGTGCTTTTAGAGTATTAGTAACTGATGCATATAATAGGAAATGCTCAGTTACAGGAGAAAAGACTTTGCCTGTTCTTGATGCAGCACATATAAAATCATTTTCAAACAATGGACCTAATTCAGCAAACAATGGTTTGTTATTACGAACTGATATCCATAAGCTATTTGATAAGGGATACATTACGGTTAATGATGAGTATAAAGTAGAAGTAAGTAAAAGGCTGAATGAGGATTATGGCAATGGAAAGATTTATTATGATTTCCACGGCAAAAAACTATTCAACATGCCGGAAAACAAATATGATATCCCTGCAAAAGAGTTTTTGTATTGGCACAATAATAATGTTTATTTGGGGTAG
- a CDS encoding P-II family nitrogen regulator has product MQILILILKKVELVDDIMEKLAETGVRGGTIVESTGMAKSLVNMEDLPIFGMLRHILTDDEKLASKVLLFVLKNEQVMTTRRTIKEVIGDLSEPNTGIMFSIPITDVEGFGE; this is encoded by the coding sequence ATGCAGATATTAATTCTAATTCTCAAAAAAGTTGAATTGGTGGATGATATTATGGAAAAACTGGCTGAAACAGGAGTCAGAGGTGGTACAATTGTCGAAAGTACAGGCATGGCAAAATCTTTAGTAAATATGGAAGATTTACCTATATTCGGAATGCTTAGACATATACTAACAGATGATGAAAAGTTAGCCAGCAAAGTATTGCTATTTGTATTAAAAAATGAACAGGTAATGACAACAAGAAGAACTATCAAAGAAGTTATAGGTGATTTAAGTGAGCCAAATACTGGTATAATGTTCTCTATTCCCATTACTGATGTGGAAGGGTTTGGTGAATAA
- the abc-f gene encoding ribosomal protection-like ABC-F family protein, protein MIELSINNLTKYYAANKIFQNITFDIKTCERVGLIGQNGSGKTTIMKILMGLENYQEGEINLRKDAKLGYLDQIPVFDDEIKTIDVLEMAFKKTIHIRKQMKELEEKFKNLKDDALEKAMTDYGKLSDEFELLGGYDSETKINKVTSGLQIDDTLKNMNYNKLSGGEKTRVMLAKILLEEPDILLLDEPTNHLDLETIEWLEDFLKNYKGTVIVISHDRYFLDSVVNKIIELEFDKSNIYLGNYSYYVAEKERRFLIDLQSYKNQQKKIDQMERQIERYRIWGEMRDSNKMFKRAKELEKRLDKVEVKNKPVLNNRKIRLNQINTNRSGKIVVETKDVCKAFAGKVLIQNANLSIFYQDSCCIIGRNGSGKTTLLKMILGDLEPDKGNIRIGSQIKIGYLPQNIIFEDEELTILEYFSYLHNISYGLARAQLAKVLFLKEDVNKKIKVLSGGEKSRLKLCSLTFEGANLMVLDEPTNHLDIDSREVLEETLMEFEGTLLFVSHDRYFINKLANKIISINNKRVKLYNGDYTYYLDEFRKLMDKKEENNLKDNMKSKKQYKNKENSKKNFNNSESSSNLKRKLEQLEKEINELEEKIKTIEEAMNLYSRDANKLCELLEEKEELNKKLELIFEKWENLSMKIPSNFHD, encoded by the coding sequence ATGATTGAATTAAGTATAAATAATTTAACAAAGTACTACGCTGCAAATAAAATATTTCAAAATATAACCTTTGATATAAAAACTTGCGAAAGAGTAGGTTTAATTGGTCAAAATGGTTCAGGCAAGACTACAATAATGAAAATTCTCATGGGTTTAGAAAATTATCAAGAAGGAGAAATCAATCTTCGTAAAGATGCTAAATTAGGTTATTTAGATCAAATACCAGTATTTGATGATGAAATTAAAACAATAGATGTTTTAGAAATGGCATTTAAAAAAACAATTCATATAAGAAAACAAATGAAGGAATTAGAAGAAAAATTTAAAAATCTGAAAGATGATGCTTTAGAAAAAGCAATGACAGATTATGGCAAATTGTCTGATGAATTTGAGTTGTTAGGAGGTTATGATTCAGAAACAAAAATCAATAAAGTAACATCAGGATTGCAAATTGATGATACATTAAAAAATATGAATTATAATAAGCTTAGCGGTGGTGAAAAAACAAGAGTTATGCTTGCAAAAATATTGTTAGAAGAGCCAGATATTTTATTACTTGATGAACCAACTAATCATTTGGATTTAGAAACAATTGAATGGCTTGAAGACTTTCTAAAGAATTATAAGGGAACTGTTATTGTAATATCTCACGATAGATACTTTTTAGATAGTGTAGTAAATAAAATTATTGAATTAGAATTTGATAAGTCAAATATTTATTTAGGTAATTATAGCTATTATGTGGCTGAAAAGGAAAGAAGATTTCTTATAGACCTTCAGAGTTATAAAAATCAGCAAAAGAAAATTGATCAGATGGAACGTCAAATAGAGCGTTATCGTATTTGGGGTGAAATGAGAGATAGTAATAAAATGTTTAAACGGGCAAAAGAACTTGAAAAGCGTTTAGATAAGGTAGAAGTAAAAAATAAGCCTGTATTAAATAATAGAAAGATTCGTTTAAATCAAATTAATACTAACAGAAGTGGAAAAATAGTCGTTGAAACAAAAGATGTTTGTAAAGCTTTTGCTGGAAAGGTTTTAATTCAAAATGCAAATTTAAGTATTTTTTATCAAGATAGCTGTTGTATTATAGGAAGAAATGGTAGTGGAAAAACAACATTGCTTAAAATGATTTTAGGAGATTTAGAACCTGATAAAGGAAATATAAGAATTGGCTCTCAAATAAAAATTGGTTATTTACCACAAAATATTATTTTTGAAGATGAGGAACTAACTATATTAGAGTATTTCTCATATTTGCATAACATATCATATGGATTAGCTAGGGCACAATTAGCAAAAGTGTTATTTTTAAAAGAAGATGTTAATAAGAAAATTAAAGTTCTTTCAGGAGGAGAAAAAAGCAGATTAAAGTTATGCTCGTTAACTTTTGAAGGTGCAAATTTAATGGTATTAGACGAACCGACAAATCATTTAGACATTGATTCAAGAGAAGTTCTTGAAGAAACACTAATGGAATTTGAAGGTACATTGTTGTTTGTATCTCACGATCGGTATTTTATAAATAAATTAGCAAATAAAATTATTTCAATTAATAATAAGAGAGTCAAATTATATAATGGAGATTATACGTATTATTTAGATGAGTTTCGTAAACTCATGGACAAAAAAGAAGAGAACAACTTAAAAGATAATATGAAATCTAAAAAACAATATAAAAATAAAGAAAATAGTAAAAAAAATTTCAACAATTCAGAAAGTAGTTCTAATTTAAAACGAAAATTAGAACAATTAGAAAAGGAAATTAATGAATTGGAGGAAAAAATAAAAACTATTGAAGAAGCGATGAATTTGTATAGCCGTGATGCCAATAAGCTTTGTGAACTTTTAGAAGAAAAAGAGGAATTAAATAAAAAACTTGAATTAATATTTGAGAAATGGGAAAATCTATCGATGAAAATTCCTAGCAATTTTCATGATTGA
- a CDS encoding manganese catalase family protein — protein sequence MWTYDKMLEYPIKIKNPNPAMAKLIVTQYGGPDGELAASLRYLSQRFTMITPEAIATLNDIGTEELAHLEIIGTMVRQLMKGATPEEIERAGAGGYYADHDKGVYPQSAAGAPFTAAYIQVKGDPIIDLTEDLAAEQKARGTYEWLINMADDPDVIEPLKYLREREVVHYQRFGEALRIVQDYLQEPRLFIMPKPDFLRN from the coding sequence ATGTGGACTTACGACAAGATGTTAGAATATCCAATAAAAATTAAAAACCCAAATCCTGCAATGGCAAAGTTAATTGTAACCCAATATGGTGGTCCAGATGGCGAATTAGCAGCTTCATTAAGATATTTAAGTCAAAGATTTACCATGATTACACCTGAAGCCATCGCTACATTAAATGATATAGGTACAGAGGAATTAGCACACTTAGAAATAATTGGTACTATGGTTCGTCAGTTAATGAAGGGCGCAACTCCAGAAGAAATTGAAAGAGCTGGGGCAGGAGGTTACTATGCAGACCACGATAAGGGCGTTTATCCTCAAAGTGCTGCAGGCGCACCATTTACAGCAGCATATATTCAAGTAAAAGGAGATCCAATTATTGATCTCACCGAAGATTTAGCTGCAGAACAAAAAGCTAGAGGAACGTATGAATGGTTAATAAATATGGCTGATGATCCTGATGTAATTGAGCCATTAAAATATTTAAGAGAAAGAGAAGTTGTTCACTATCAGAGATTTGGAGAAGCTTTAAGGATAGTACAAGATTACTTACAAGAACCTCGTCTATTTATAATGCCTAAGCCAGACTTTTTGAGAAATTAA
- a CDS encoding spore coat associated protein CotJA, protein MVNNQRFRDNLYNESSMPMNKCIPQEMVIENVRLAAAYVPYQKLCELFNPLESLRKGTAFPELYSPYEARDKKYKLKSSEY, encoded by the coding sequence ATGGTTAATAATCAAAGGTTTAGGGATAATCTATATAACGAAAGCTCCATGCCTATGAATAAATGTATACCACAAGAAATGGTAATTGAAAATGTCAGATTAGCAGCTGCATATGTTCCTTATCAAAAACTATGCGAACTTTTTAATCCTTTAGAATCATTAAGAAAAGGAACTGCTTTTCCAGAACTATATAGTCCTTATGAAGCTAGAGATAAAAAATATAAATTAAAATCATCTGAGTATTAA
- a CDS encoding indolepyruvate oxidoreductase subunit beta, protein MTKSILLVGVGGQGTILASKLLTTGLMEAGYDVKMSEIHGMSQRGGSVSSQVRYGDKVESPVIEIGGADILVSFEKMEALRFLNYLKPEGKVVVNDFRINSMPILSGKAEYPENAIEILQSKANTTVIDAAKEAETLGNSKVMNIIMLGTIVKAMGLEDIDWNKIIGDNVKPHFVEINKKALKVGMNLL, encoded by the coding sequence ATGACAAAGAGTATATTATTAGTTGGAGTTGGCGGACAAGGTACTATACTTGCTAGTAAATTGCTTACAACAGGACTTATGGAAGCAGGTTATGATGTTAAAATGAGTGAAATACATGGAATGTCTCAAAGAGGAGGATCGGTTTCATCACAGGTTAGATATGGGGACAAAGTAGAATCTCCTGTAATAGAAATAGGTGGAGCTGATATTTTAGTGTCTTTTGAAAAAATGGAAGCATTAAGATTTTTAAATTACTTAAAACCTGAAGGCAAGGTAGTTGTTAATGATTTCAGAATTAATTCTATGCCAATTCTTTCTGGAAAAGCGGAATATCCTGAAAATGCAATTGAAATATTGCAAAGCAAAGCAAATACAACTGTTATTGATGCTGCGAAAGAGGCGGAAACTCTTGGAAACTCAAAAGTTATGAATATAATAATGCTTGGTACCATTGTTAAGGCAATGGGACTAGAAGACATTGATTGGAATAAGATAATTGGTGATAATGTAAAACCACATTTTGTTGAGATAAATAAAAAGGCATTAAAAGTTGGCATGAATTTATTATAA
- a CDS encoding cation:proton antiporter has protein sequence MNIYTYLAIAIILGLLSSKAMEKIKFPNVTGYIIIGLIAGPYCLNIINMEAIEKFSMIPDMALGFIAFSIGAEFKLSYLKLVGKSPVIIAFAEAVSAVLIVDLILILTGNDVAFSLVLGAIAAATAPAATLMVVRQYNAKGPVTNTLLPVVAIDDAVALMCFGISVAIAKSISSVGAGSIVTTLLDPIIEIGGALIFGAILGIILKFLAAWYTGRGNRLTMAIAMVFLCIGVSELLGFSALLACMAMSAVFTNLSEVSEEVFKMVDRMTPPIYLLFFFVSGAELDITILPTVGVIGALYVIFRVIGKVSGAAIGAKISKAEPIVAKYLGFTLLPQAGVAIGLAGMATTIVPEYGYKIQTIVLCGTVIYELIGPLVTKMALTKAGEIKPN, from the coding sequence TTGAACATTTATACGTATTTAGCTATTGCCATTATTTTAGGGTTGCTATCTAGCAAAGCAATGGAAAAAATTAAATTCCCTAATGTAACTGGTTATATTATTATCGGTTTAATTGCTGGACCATATTGTTTAAATATCATTAATATGGAGGCGATAGAAAAGTTCTCTATGATTCCTGATATGGCTTTAGGATTTATTGCATTTTCTATTGGTGCAGAATTTAAGCTTTCTTACTTGAAACTAGTTGGAAAGTCCCCTGTAATAATAGCATTTGCAGAGGCTGTTAGTGCAGTATTAATAGTGGACTTAATTTTAATTTTGACAGGAAATGATGTGGCCTTCTCTTTGGTGTTAGGTGCTATTGCAGCAGCTACTGCTCCAGCGGCTACCTTAATGGTAGTACGTCAATACAATGCAAAAGGTCCAGTTACAAATACATTACTCCCTGTTGTAGCAATTGATGATGCAGTGGCATTAATGTGTTTTGGTATTTCAGTAGCCATTGCAAAGTCTATTAGTTCAGTAGGTGCAGGGTCTATTGTAACTACTTTGTTAGATCCGATTATAGAAATAGGTGGAGCATTAATATTTGGAGCAATACTCGGTATTATATTAAAATTTTTGGCAGCATGGTATACAGGACGTGGAAATAGGTTGACCATGGCAATTGCCATGGTTTTCCTATGTATAGGAGTATCAGAATTATTAGGTTTTTCAGCTTTACTAGCATGTATGGCAATGAGTGCAGTTTTTACTAATTTATCAGAGGTTAGTGAAGAAGTATTTAAAATGGTGGATAGAATGACTCCTCCGATATATTTGCTTTTTTTCTTTGTGTCAGGTGCCGAATTAGATATCACTATATTGCCGACAGTTGGAGTAATTGGTGCTTTATATGTTATATTTAGAGTAATAGGAAAAGTATCAGGTGCGGCTATTGGAGCAAAAATATCAAAGGCAGAACCGATAGTAGCAAAGTATTTGGGGTTCACATTACTGCCTCAGGCTGGAGTAGCAATTGGTTTAGCTGGTATGGCTACTACTATCGTCCCAGAATATGGATATAAAATTCAAACTATAGTTTTATGTGGAACAGTAATTTATGAGTTAATTGGTCCACTTGTTACTAAAATGGCTTTGACAAAAGCAGGAGAGATAAAACCAAATTAA
- a CDS encoding DUF1540 domain-containing protein gives MENKIQKMDHHNPGIKCVVKSCYYYTEGDHCTAQKIEVQSINANSVHETDCATYRPRNQSFK, from the coding sequence ATGGAAAACAAAATACAAAAGATGGATCATCATAATCCGGGAATAAAATGCGTTGTTAAATCTTGTTACTATTATACTGAAGGAGATCATTGTACTGCACAAAAAATAGAAGTTCAGTCAATTAACGCTAACAGTGTTCATGAAACAGATTGTGCAACATATAGACCTCGTAATCAAAGTTTTAAATAA
- a CDS encoding spore coat protein CotJB: protein MNYNKRMELKREITAVHMMLEDLQLYLNTHPSDRNALVKRNTYAKQFKILKDEYEKNFDMINQDDSLSPYPWQWINEPWPWEYDANFKL, encoded by the coding sequence ATGAATTATAATAAAAGAATGGAATTAAAAAGAGAAATAACAGCAGTTCATATGATGCTGGAAGATTTACAATTATATCTTAATACTCATCCTTCTGATCGTAATGCTTTAGTAAAACGTAATACCTATGCTAAACAATTCAAGATTCTTAAAGATGAATATGAGAAAAACTTTGATATGATTAATCAAGATGATTCCCTTAGCCCATATCCATGGCAATGGATTAATGAACCTTGGCCATGGGAATATGATGCTAATTTTAAGCTATAA